In the genome of Gadus chalcogrammus isolate NIFS_2021 chromosome 21, NIFS_Gcha_1.0, whole genome shotgun sequence, one region contains:
- the irak1bp1 gene encoding interleukin-1 receptor-associated kinase 1-binding protein 1 homolog — MDNQNRVCFDSGDSAPHRQRGLVSPSTPPQRGPRVREVQVTGFAEDSRQADRVTLSIRVSSSKESASDASSSVSRRLEYIQQTLRQHGVKEEVVSVKRSIHRENDVYHMQAEAAVDFSDFHTMDRVCCVLLEKLDKSVSIGSPRFHHSKESLSNLRCRVCLEAVENAQRKASDLSHLLGQTLGPPLLVREEETREWRSPEDGDEEQEGEDGVKREGEATCSVTHRRTVAWASARVSVTFTFLDKARKKH; from the exons ATGGACAACCAGAACCGAGTTTGTTTTGACTCTGGGGATTCTGCTCCCCATAGACAGAGAGGGCTTGTGTCGCCTTCCACTCCCCCACAGAGAGGTCCTAGAGTGAGAGAGGTCCAGGTTACCGGATTCGCGGAAGATTCTCGCCAGGCGGACCGTGTGACTCTGAGCATCCGAGTGAGCAGCAGCAAGGAGTCGGCCAGCGACGCCAGCAGCAGCGTGTCCCGCCGACTTGAATACATACAACAAACACTTAG ACAACATGGTGTCAAAGAAGAAGTGGTGTCTGTGAAGAGGAgtatccatcgggagaatgacgTGTATCATATGCAGGCAGAG GCCGCGGTGGATTTCTCAGACTTCCACACGATGGACAGAGTGTGCTGCGTTCTACTGGAGAagctggataaaagcgtctccaTAGGATCGCCTCGGTTCCACCACAGCAAAGAGTCCCTCAGTAATCTCAG ATGCAGGGTGTGTCTCGAGGCGGTTGAAAACGCCCAGCGCAAGGCCAGCGACCTGAGCCACCTGCTGGGGCAGACTCTGGGGCCCCCCCTGctggtcagagaggaggagacacgcGAGTGGAGGAGCCCAGAGGACGGGGATGAGgaacaggagggggaggacggggtcaagagagagggggaggccaCCTGTTCTGTCACCCACCGTCGGACTGTGGCATGGGCGTCGGCGCGGGTGTCGGTCACCTTCACGTTCCTGGACAAGGCCCGGAAGAAACACTGA